The following proteins come from a genomic window of Bradysia coprophila strain Holo2 unplaced genomic scaffold, BU_Bcop_v1 contig_138, whole genome shotgun sequence:
- the LOC119073647 gene encoding zinc finger matrin-type protein 2, producing the protein MSLRPDDHRRKWDRSQYERLAQDRIRGQKAEKEDEDAPISRELLKRRDYKVDLDSKLGKSVVISKTTPTSQTGGYYCNVCDCVVKDSINFLDHINGKKHQRNLGMSMKVERSSLDQVKERFQKNKKKMEEKQKDYELESKVREAKEEEERYKEYKREKRKDRKRKAEEEADDADSKATSDIAAIMGFAGFGGSKKNN; encoded by the exons ATGTCTTTACGGCCAGATGACCATCGTCGAAAGTGGGACCGAAGCCAATACGAAAGATTGGCTCAAGATCGAATTCGAGGACAGAAAGCTGAAAAGGAGGATGAGGACG CTCCGATTTCGCGCGAACTTCTCAAACGCCGCGACTACAAAGTCGATTTGGACAGCAAACTTGGCAAAAGTGTGGTGATTAGCAAAACAACTCCAACTTCCCAAACGGGTGGATACTATTGCAATGTGTGCGACTGTGTGGTCAAAGATTCGATCAATTTTCTGGATCACATCAACGGTAAGAAACATCAGCGCAATTTGGGAATGTCGATGAAAGTGGAAAGGAGCTCCTTGGATCAGGTGAAGGAACGATTTCAAAAGAATAAGAAGAAAATGGAAGAGAAACAGAAAGACTACGAATTGGAGTCGAAAGTTCGCGAGGCCAAGGAAGAGGAGGAACGATACAAAGAATATAAACGGGAAAAACGGAAAGATCGCAAGCGAAAGGCCGAAGAGGAAGCGGACGATGCTGATAGTAAGGCTACATCAGACATTGCGGCTATAATGGGCTTTGCTGGTTTCGGTGGCAGCAAAAAGAACAATTAA
- the LOC119073613 gene encoding uncharacterized protein LOC119073613 produces MFYFVIILSISLLASQTTPTLSTLIHKILFKRPSESEFAFLTGEDSSAVADCAKEVCDEKKLMLRLATLKVISPERIVLMFTSDNLNDLCRKLGSNIDEVKHEFKSCTPLKRDNLYWMLFQGVESMYGKICNSTKPGKSLQNLINNRDCIVELREEYIDCEGPADWFEKENQTTLCEIYHDVLNCQFVKTAELCGMEVAHSLRLLTKTVFDGTLLFKCNVGDPPNIPCPMPNEEYSASIATRQNTLGLTILVSVYLFSC; encoded by the exons atgttttattttgtaattattttatcGATTTCCCTATTAGCGTCCCAAACCACACCAACATTATCAACGCTgattcataaaattcttttcaaacGACCCAGTGAATCAGAGTTTGCATTTTTAACCGGTGAAGATAGTAGTGCCGTTGCG GATTGCGCTAAAGAAGTATGTGATGAGAAAAAGCTCATGTTACGTCTGGCTACGCTGAAAGTTATTAGCCCGGAACGAATCGTTCTAATGTTCACTTCGGATAATTTGAATGACTTGTGCAG GAAGTTAGGTTCAAACATCGATGAAGTTAAGCATGAATTCAAGTCATGTACTCCGTTGAAACGGGACAATCTTTACTGGATGCTATTCCAAGGAGTAGAAtcaatgtatggaaaaatatGCAACTCTACCAAACCCGGAAAATCTTTACAAA ATCTGATCAACAATCGTGATTGCATCGTTGAGTTACGTGAGGAGTATATCGATTGTGAAGGGCCGGCTGATTGGTTTGAAAAGGAGAACCAAACGACTTTGTGCGA GATCTACCACGACGTATTAAATTGTCAGTTCGTTAAGACAGCCGAATTGTGTGGAATGGAAGTGGCTCATTCACTTAGACTGTTGACGAAGACCGTTTTCGATGGTACATTGTTG TTCAAATGCAATGTTGGTGATCCGCCAAATATTCCATGCCCCATGCCAAATGAAGAATATTCGGCCTCAATTGCGACG AGGCAAAACACACTTGGGCTAACAATATTGGTTTCCGTATATTTATTCAGCTGCTAA
- the LOC119073448 gene encoding peregrin, whose amino-acid sequence MGLDFDPLEYCRTLKGTPPPYKCPLEKCGKLYESLFGLQYHLKSYDHDNPHVTPITTKNRKKGRHRTKSTITPKAKIPSTSPKEALTYLEALKVVQFDIDGKSVKVSIEEDNPIVTKEDFEKMVADKECTTTFVEMAPAAHIKLPEAAVREIDGYNICDAPPRPNAFIRFIEKSAEELDGEVEYDVDEEDTTWLAIINEKRAEQGLNAVSVDTLELLMDRLEKESYFQAAANGQSGNEVDDDAVCCICMDGECQNTNVILFCDMCNLAVHQDCYGVPYIPEGQWLCRRCLQSPSTPVECVLCPNTGGAFKQTDDNRWAHVVCALWIPEVRFANTVFLEPIDSLEMIPPARWNLKCYICKTKGVGACIQCQKTSCCTPFHVTCAQQAGLHMRMDTVKDNTSSAHPITVQKTAYCDVHCPTTKSSTDLNALDADEKARHKKMKMAREMLAKKRTSVPLILIPTIPPNRLQEISALVNIQKKPQFIQRLIPYWTLKRQYRNGVPLLRRLQSQGQSHQGNRGIEGTPNAKELYQQLKYWQCLRQDLERARLLCELVRKREKLKVALVRVKEQCIMMEINPIEATMSKLLDALYEKDVDEIFCEPVDINEVPDYTEVVKHPMDLSTIRLKLQSGMYFTLSDMEADFNLMVKNCLDYNNRDTFYYKAGQKMRDQGRPLFRKAREELETEGMLEMQRTDDNISKEIDGEYKELIKQKPSPELVEKLQALLEKATRMKHGLARAKVTKQIRMEIEKIKKDLKNLQTDSSQSDMELTKADELTVQTPPCSPIKNLNNSASPAGVNRRTAVLFTRKAAQRKPETNVKEELFTETVGITEKVKSPKKPGRTKKNSNRKSEEGEVVEKIKTPTNVTNGLPKSKDSLKDPFSMPDSFRTYRAQENRDLSDSEESHVSYSESTCSSCSGFSDSGSGTDFGSSFEDGPDTCSDSEMHSSEADHPKLQATLEPLQLVWAKCRGYPWYPALIIDPQIPNGFVFNGVPLPAPPLDVLALRKDKEEPVFLVLFFDAKRTWQWLPPNKLEILGSDKQFDQAKLIESRKPTDRKAVSKAYQDALHYQSQVSDLDGQGPGAIM is encoded by the exons ATGGGCCTAGACTTCGATCCACTTGAATATTGTCGTACATTGAAAGGAACACCGCCGCCGTACAAATGCCCATTGGAAAAGTGTGGAAAACTTTATGAATCTCTTTTCGGTTTACAATATCATCTGAAAAGCTATGACCACGACAATCCCCATGTAACACCAATCACAAccaaaaatcgaaagaaaGGCAGACACCGTACCAAATCTACGATAACACCGAAAGCAAAAATTCCATCCACTTCGCCGAAGGAAGCGCTAACATATTTGGAGGCTTTGAAGGTTGTTCAATTCGATATCGACGGTAAAAGTGTCAAGGTGTCGATCGAAGAAGACAATCCCATCGTAACCAAGGAAGATTTCGAGAAGATGGTCGCAGATAAGGAATGTACGACAACATTTGTCGAAATGGCACCAGCTGCTCACATTAAATTGCCTGAAGCAGCCGTCCGTGAAATTGATGGCTATAACATCTGCGATGCACCACCTCGACCAAATGCGTTTATTCGATTCATCGAAAAAAGTGCGGAGGAATTGGATGGCGAGGTGGAGTATGACGTTGATGAGGAAGACACAACTTGGTTGGCGATTATCAACGAGAAACGAGCCGAACAGGGACTTAATGCTGTTAGTGTTGACACGCTGGAGCTGCTGATGGATCGACTGGAAAAGGAATCATACTTTCAGGCAGCAGCTAATGGACAAAGTG GCAACGAAGTGGACGATGACGCCGTATGCTGCATTTGCATGGATGGTGAATGTCAAAACACAAATGTTATTCTGTTTTGTGACATGTGTAACTTAGCTGTTCATCAGGACTGTTATGGCGTTCCGTACATACCCGAAGGTCAATGGCTTTGTCGCAGGTGTTTGCAGAGTCCTAGCAC GCCAGTGGAATGTGTCCTTTGTCCGAATACTGGTGGTGCATTCAAGCAAACGGATGATAATCGTTGGGCTCATGTTGTCTGTGCTTTGTGGATTCCAGAAGTTCGTTTTGCCAACACAGTATTTTTGGAGCCGATAGATTCATTGGAAATGATACCCCCAGCGCGTTGGAACCTGAAATGCTACATTTGTAAGACGAAAGGAGTTGGTGCATGCATACAGTGTCAAAAGACTAGTTGTTGCACTCCGTTCCATGTTACTTGTGCGCAACAAGCTGGATTACATATGAGAATGGATACCGTCAAAGACAATACGAGCTCAGCTCATCCGATTACAGTTCAAAAAACGGCCTATTGTGATGTTCACTGTCCAACGACGAAGAGTAGCACAGATCTGAACGCACTGGATGCAGACGAAAAAGCgcgacacaaaaaaatgaaaatggcaaGGGAAATGTTAGCTAAGAAACGGACCAGCGTTCCGTTGATACTGATTCCAACCATCCCGCCGAATCGGTTGCAGGAAATCAGTGCACTTGTCAATATCCAAAAGAAGCCACAATTCATTCAACGTTTGATCCCGTATTGGACCTTGAAACGACAATATCGAAACGGCGTACCATTGCTGAGAAGATTGCAGAGCCAAGGTCAATCGCATCAAGGCAATAGAGGAATTGAAGGAACACCAAACGCTAAGGAATTGTACCAACAGCTGAAGTATTGGCAATGCTTGCGACAGGATCTGGAAAGAGCTCGACTATTGTGTGAATTGGTGCGTAAAAGAGAGAAGTTGAAGGTTGCCCTAGTGCGTGTCAAGGAACAGTGTATTATGATGGAAATAAATCCGATTGAAGCTACAATGAGTAAATTGCTGGACGCTCTGTATGAGAAGGATGTGGACGAAATATTCTGTGAACCTGTGGACATCAATGAAGTGCCAGATTACACGGAAGTAGTTAAACATCCAATGGACTTGAGCACAATTAGATTGAAATTACAATCCGGAATGTATTTCACGCTAAGCGATATGGAAGCCGATTTCAATTTGATGGTCAAGAATTGCCTGGACTACAACAATCGAGACACGTTTTACTACAAAGCCGGTCAGAAAATGCGCGATCAAGGTAGACCGTTGTTCCGGAAAGCGCGCGAAGAACTCGAAACCGAAGGAATGCTGGAGATGCAGAGAACTGACGATAATATTTCGAAAGAAATCGACGGCGAGTATAAGGAGTTAATCAAACAGAAGCCCAGCCCAGAGCTGGTGGAAAAGTTGCAAGCATTGCTGGAAAAGGCGACtcgtatgaagcatggactggCTAGGGCGAAGGTTACAAAACAAATTCGcatggaaatcgaaaaaatcaaaaaagactTGAAAAATCTGCAAACGGATAGTTCACAGTCGGATATGGAATTGACGAAGGCTGACGAATTAACTGTGCAGACCCCACCATGCAGTCCGATAAAGAATTTAAACAATAGTGCGTCTCCAGCTGGTGTTAATAGAAG AACTGCTGTGCTGTTTACTCGGAAGGCGGCTCAAAGGAAACCGGAAACAAATGTGAAAGAAGAACTCTTTACCGAAACTGTAGGCATTACTGAAAAAGTCAAGTCTCCGAAGAAGCCTGGCCGTACTaagaaaaattcgaatcgaaaaaGTGAAGAGGGTGAAGTGGTTGAAAAGATAAAAACTCCAACGAACGTAACAAATGGTCTGCCTAAATCCAAAGACTCACTCAAAGACCCTTTCAGTATGCCGGATAGCTTCCGCACTTATCGAGCCCAAGAGAATCGTGATTTGTCCGATTCGGAGGAGTCTCATGTCAGCTATTCAGAGAGTACATGCAGCAGTTGCAGTGGTTTCAGTGATAGTGGAAGCGGAACCGATTTCGg GTCGAGTTTTGAAGATGGTCCTGACACCTGTAGCGATTCCGAGATGCATTCGAGCGAAGCAGATCATCCAAAACTGCAAGCCACCTTAGAACCTCTTCAATTGGTCTGGGCTAAATGTCGAGGCTATCCATGGTATCCGGCGCTAATAATTGATCCACAAATTCCCAACGGATTCGTGTTCAATGGTGTACCTCTGCCAGCACCACCACTCGACGTCTTAGCACTACGAAAGGATAAAGAGGAGCCCGTATTTTTGGTTCTGTTTTTCGATGCAAAGAGAACGTGGCAGTGGTTACCACCgaataaattagaaattttgggCTCTGACAAACAGTTCGATCAAGCAAAAttgatcgaaagccgaaagCCAACTGACCGGAAAGCAGTTAGCAAGGCATATCAGGATGCATTACATTATCAGAGTCAAGTTTCCGATTTGGACGGTCAGGGACCCGGAGCTATAATGTAA